From a region of the Thermosulfurimonas sp. F29 genome:
- a CDS encoding universal stress protein, with translation MVPARKVLLAYDGTTPSRKAVAYLNEVFGHRRDFTITLCVVARRPPSYLLRGGGGKPLFEREDLLEKAIAENMARARAVAERGRQLLSAFPEDAVDLKVSLQTGDLAYEIIREAEGGYYDAVVVGRRGLSRATQGFMGSVSYKLAEHARIPVWMVAGEGWNHRVLVAVDLGEPGFRVVDHVAYVFAGDPGVEITLFHVVYPWTGTGPRTETLKRIEAGLVAAEEEETRTFFEKARRRFEEEGFPTERVRVRIVRSIFGPASAILKEARKGGYGTVVVGRRGRGGFKGLLLGSVSTKIISTLKDRTVWLVG, from the coding sequence ATGGTTCCGGCGCGAAAGGTGCTCCTGGCTTACGACGGCACCACTCCTTCCCGGAAGGCCGTGGCCTACCTCAACGAGGTCTTCGGCCATCGGCGGGACTTTACGATCACCCTGTGCGTGGTGGCCCGGCGTCCGCCTTCCTATTTGCTCCGTGGTGGTGGAGGAAAGCCCCTCTTTGAAAGGGAGGATCTGCTGGAGAAGGCCATTGCCGAGAACATGGCCCGGGCCCGGGCCGTGGCCGAAAGGGGACGGCAACTGCTCTCCGCCTTCCCCGAAGACGCGGTGGACCTCAAGGTTTCCCTTCAGACCGGGGATCTGGCTTACGAAATCATCCGGGAGGCGGAGGGGGGCTACTACGACGCCGTGGTGGTGGGGCGGCGGGGGCTTTCCCGGGCCACGCAGGGGTTCATGGGGAGCGTATCCTACAAACTGGCCGAACACGCCCGGATTCCGGTTTGGATGGTGGCCGGGGAGGGCTGGAATCACCGGGTGCTCGTGGCCGTGGATCTGGGAGAGCCCGGTTTTCGGGTGGTGGACCATGTGGCTTATGTCTTTGCCGGGGATCCCGGGGTGGAAATCACGCTGTTTCATGTGGTCTATCCCTGGACGGGGACCGGGCCCCGCACCGAGACCCTCAAGAGGATCGAGGCGGGGCTCGTGGCCGCCGAGGAGGAGGAAACCCGGACCTTTTTCGAGAAGGCCCGCCGACGCTTCGAGGAGGAGGGGTTCCCCACCGAGAGGGTCCGGGTGCGAATCGTGCGGTCCATTTTCGGGCCGGCCTCGGCCATCCTCAAGGAGGCCCGAAAGGGCGGCTACGGTACGGTAGTGGTAGGGCGTCGGGGCCGCGGAGGCTTCAAGGGACTTCTTCTCGGTTCCGTCTCCACCAAAATTATTTCCACGCTCAAGGACCGAACCGTATGGCTGGTCGGGTAA
- a CDS encoding DNA gyrase inhibitor YacG, which yields MAGRVRRCPICGRPTSWRKNPYRPFCSERCKLVDLDRWFSEEYRISVSRDTMEAEEEEVKG from the coding sequence ATGGCTGGTCGGGTAAGACGGTGCCCAATCTGCGGCAGGCCGACCTCCTGGAGGAAAAACCCTTATCGCCCATTCTGTTCGGAAAGATGCAAACTGGTGGATCTGGACCGGTGGTTCTCCGAAGAATATCGCATTTCCGTATCCCGAGACACTATGGAAGCCGAGGAAGAGGAGGTGAAGGGATGA